A window from Pseudobutyrivibrio ruminis HUN009 encodes these proteins:
- a CDS encoding GGDEF domain-containing phosphodiesterase, whose amino-acid sequence MTRYHFKDTERKVLEKLNIPLVIYQLIDKRVVTILVTDGMCKLMGDSRDNIAKLFDEDMYRDTHPDDKARVADAALKFALGGDNFDCVYRTLSHITNDYVIIHSHGEHFITEDGTMLSSTIYMVEGMGEDFENPLTEKLASNFRDMMSKESLIRDNFYDTLTGLPNMSYFLALADAGKQAIYDEGKTPGIVFFDFTGMKYFNEKFGLKEGDNLLIAFGDILRKYFSNENCGRMGSDHFAVFTQMEEIEATLQNIFKDMKHANDGKTLPIHVGVYSMAFEDVPASSACDRAKIVSDKEKGAYLSKYAFYDENTHVVATHYEYVINTFEKAIREGWIQPYYQQIMRSVNGRVCDEEALARWIDPARGIIPPNHFIYVLEDAKLIHKLDLYILECVLRDLEEVVKKGLQIVPVSINLSKYDFELCDIVEEIKKRVEASTISSEMITIEITESVSTLDEEFVSEQIRRFHDAGFKVWMDDFGSGYSSLNILQKFDFDLIKLDMRFMREFGMSKKNHVIVKELIQMITKLGIDTIVEGVETIEQVKFLREVGCSKMQGFYFAKPIPLDEWYTIYGAKVGNIIEALEESEYYATVGKINIIEPIVNNDYNWDANEFFGQIPTGVLEIRDDSSYILRYNRNFARFLMKMGYLDEVDLGNAMIQQKKEPIKEFMEAVDKCNDIDKWVHVENLQEQDYYTSFFIRKIAVNPIHGYKAYEVAILSIAED is encoded by the coding sequence ATGACTAGATATCATTTTAAGGATACAGAGAGAAAGGTACTTGAGAAACTTAATATTCCTCTTGTAATCTACCAGCTTATAGATAAAAGAGTTGTGACTATTCTTGTTACAGATGGAATGTGTAAGCTTATGGGAGATTCCCGAGATAATATTGCCAAGTTATTCGACGAAGATATGTATCGGGATACACATCCAGATGATAAGGCAAGGGTTGCAGATGCCGCATTGAAATTTGCTTTAGGCGGAGATAATTTCGATTGTGTTTACAGAACACTTTCACATATCACTAATGACTATGTAATTATACATTCTCATGGTGAACATTTCATTACAGAGGATGGGACTATGCTTTCCAGTACCATATATATGGTGGAAGGCATGGGCGAAGATTTTGAAAATCCCCTTACAGAAAAACTGGCTTCTAATTTCAGAGACATGATGTCAAAGGAAAGTCTGATAAGAGATAATTTTTATGATACTCTTACAGGCTTACCAAACATGTCATATTTTCTTGCTTTGGCAGATGCAGGTAAGCAGGCGATATATGATGAGGGTAAAACTCCTGGTATAGTTTTCTTTGACTTCACCGGTATGAAATACTTCAACGAAAAATTTGGCCTCAAGGAAGGGGACAACCTACTTATTGCATTTGGAGACATTTTAAGGAAATATTTTTCAAATGAAAATTGTGGAAGAATGGGTTCTGACCATTTTGCTGTGTTTACACAGATGGAAGAAATTGAAGCTACACTTCAGAACATTTTCAAAGATATGAAGCACGCAAATGATGGCAAAACCTTGCCGATTCATGTAGGTGTATACTCCATGGCATTTGAGGATGTTCCAGCCAGCAGTGCCTGCGATAGAGCAAAGATTGTTAGTGACAAGGAAAAGGGTGCTTACCTTTCCAAGTATGCCTTTTACGATGAGAATACACATGTTGTTGCCACTCACTATGAATATGTAATTAATACATTTGAAAAAGCAATCAGAGAAGGTTGGATTCAGCCTTACTATCAGCAGATTATGAGATCTGTAAATGGCAGAGTCTGTGATGAGGAAGCTTTGGCACGTTGGATTGATCCAGCAAGAGGAATTATTCCACCTAATCATTTTATTTATGTTCTGGAAGATGCAAAGCTTATTCATAAACTTGATTTATACATTTTGGAATGCGTATTAAGAGATTTGGAAGAAGTGGTTAAGAAGGGATTGCAGATTGTTCCTGTTTCTATCAATCTTTCGAAATACGATTTCGAATTATGCGATATTGTAGAGGAAATAAAAAAGCGAGTAGAGGCCTCAACAATTTCTTCTGAGATGATTACCATAGAAATTACAGAGAGCGTCTCTACATTGGATGAGGAATTCGTTTCTGAACAGATTAGAAGATTCCACGATGCAGGTTTTAAGGTTTGGATGGATGATTTCGGTAGCGGATATTCATCCTTAAATATTTTGCAAAAATTTGATTTTGATTTAATCAAGCTAGATATGCGTTTTATGCGTGAGTTTGGTATGTCCAAGAAAAATCATGTCATAGTAAAAGAGCTTATACAAATGATTACAAAGCTGGGAATTGATACAATTGTAGAAGGTGTCGAGACAATAGAGCAGGTTAAATTTTTGCGAGAAGTTGGGTGTAGCAAAATGCAGGGATTTTACTTTGCAAAGCCTATCCCACTTGATGAATGGTATACAATTTATGGTGCCAAAGTTGGTAATATTATAGAGGCTTTAGAAGAAAGCGAATATTATGCAACCGTTGGCAAAATCAATATTATAGAACCAATCGTAAATAATGATTATAATTGGGATGCTAATGAATTCTTTGGACAGATTCCTACTGGTGTTTTAGAAATTCGGGATGATAGCTCATACATTCTTAGATACAATCGTAACTTCGCAAGGTTCCTTATGAAGATGGGATATCTGGATGAAGTAGATTTGGGAAATGCCATGATTCAACAGAAAAAGGAGCCTATAAAGGAATTCATGGAAGCAGTGGATAAATGTAATGATATCGACAAGTGGGTTCACGTAGAGAATTTGCAGGAACAGGATTATTACACTAGCTTCTTTATTAGGAAAATAGCTGTTAACCCAATTCATGGATATAAGGCCTACGAAGTGGCTATTTTATCAATTGCAGAGGATTGA
- a CDS encoding translation factor GTPase family protein, translated as MNTTWGILAHVDAGKTTLSEAVLYNAGALASTGRVDKGDAFLDTDQQEKNRGITIFSKPAVFDVEGGSITLLDTPGHVDFATETERAIWALDFAILLVSGTDGVQAHTKTLFDLLSKNKVPTIIFINKMDMPSVAADSLLPNLKEKLSGNCVLLSNYEDIAAEDEEAMEEFFETGKLSDYRIYDMIISRKIFPVLTGSALKDSGVKELLDFMKKLSNYSGERKEKETEFGARIYKIESLARDSRLTFTKITTGSLKVKDTLPNGEKVDQIRLYSGAKYTQIDEAKAGDVVALIGPKATFAGEGMGVEDNRPELTLNPVLKYTLNFKDDTVPRLAYQKLSAFNDEDPSLNVSWNDKLEEITFNLMGEVQTEIILNRIENELGIKAEFVESGVLYKETIADKVEGVGHFEPLRHYAEAHILMEPVEPGSGIQVDTDVSTDDLAINWQRLITTHILEKEHLGVAIGAPLTDIKFTVIGGRAHIKHTEGGDFREATYRAIRQGLMEVGTTILEPYFNFEISVPSEQIGRVMTDVENMNGSFEVPEDNGDLSIIRGYAPAAAIRNYQSVLVTFTKGQGQINLTFAGYSECKNPDEVMEAYGYDPESDIENPASSVFCSHGAAEVVPWYQVKDRCHVPCRQDKSNTAMDNDIPINSKRMNHNEDEWLDPDEIDKILQLATHSNQGKNPKKGWHYGDSNRPRRVDSDYIYKAPKEVKAKDKYLLVDGYNLIYAWPELKEVLEINLDGARGKLLDILSNYKAMTDYNVIAVFDAYRVKGHEVTASDYLNIHQVFTAEAQTADAYIERFTHEHGKKYDITVVTSDGLEQVIIRGAGARLLSSREFIEEVERKAKELRENYNIK; from the coding sequence ATGAACACAACGTGGGGAATACTTGCGCATGTTGATGCAGGTAAGACAACATTATCGGAGGCGGTTCTTTACAACGCAGGAGCTTTGGCGTCCACCGGTCGAGTAGACAAGGGGGACGCCTTTTTAGATACTGATCAGCAGGAGAAGAATAGAGGGATAACTATCTTTTCGAAGCCTGCTGTTTTTGACGTGGAAGGGGGAAGTATTACACTTCTTGATACTCCAGGTCACGTGGATTTTGCAACTGAAACTGAGCGTGCTATTTGGGCTCTGGATTTTGCAATCCTTCTTGTAAGTGGCACCGATGGTGTTCAGGCCCACACAAAGACTCTTTTCGATTTGCTTTCTAAAAACAAAGTTCCAACTATTATTTTTATAAACAAGATGGATATGCCTTCTGTGGCGGCAGATTCTCTACTTCCTAATCTCAAAGAAAAGCTTAGTGGCAACTGCGTTCTTCTTTCAAATTATGAGGATATTGCTGCAGAAGATGAAGAGGCAATGGAGGAGTTTTTTGAAACAGGTAAGCTTTCCGATTATCGTATTTACGATATGATTATTTCAAGGAAAATCTTTCCTGTATTAACTGGATCAGCCCTTAAGGATTCAGGCGTGAAAGAGCTTCTCGACTTTATGAAAAAGTTAAGCAACTATTCAGGTGAGAGGAAAGAAAAGGAAACTGAGTTTGGTGCAAGAATTTATAAAATCGAAAGTCTGGCACGAGATTCAAGACTTACCTTTACAAAGATTACCACAGGTAGCTTAAAGGTAAAGGATACACTTCCAAATGGAGAGAAAGTAGATCAGATAAGACTTTATTCTGGAGCGAAATATACTCAAATAGATGAGGCAAAGGCCGGTGATGTTGTTGCGCTAATTGGTCCTAAAGCTACATTTGCCGGTGAAGGTATGGGAGTGGAGGATAACAGGCCAGAGCTAACTTTAAATCCTGTTCTAAAATATACTCTTAATTTTAAAGACGATACTGTACCTCGTCTTGCTTATCAAAAGCTTAGTGCATTTAATGATGAGGATCCATCTCTTAATGTTAGCTGGAATGATAAGCTTGAGGAAATAACCTTTAATTTGATGGGTGAGGTTCAAACTGAAATCATTCTTAACAGAATCGAAAACGAGCTTGGCATTAAAGCAGAGTTTGTAGAATCAGGTGTTTTATACAAAGAGACTATTGCAGATAAGGTTGAAGGCGTAGGACATTTCGAGCCACTTCGTCATTATGCAGAGGCTCATATTTTGATGGAGCCTGTAGAGCCAGGTAGTGGTATACAGGTGGACACTGATGTTTCTACTGATGATTTGGCTATTAATTGGCAAAGACTTATAACTACACATATTCTTGAAAAGGAGCACCTTGGAGTTGCTATTGGTGCACCTCTTACAGATATAAAGTTTACTGTTATTGGCGGAAGAGCCCATATCAAACATACTGAAGGTGGAGATTTCAGAGAGGCTACCTATCGAGCTATCAGACAAGGACTAATGGAGGTAGGGACAACAATCCTGGAGCCATATTTCAATTTCGAAATTTCCGTTCCTTCAGAACAAATCGGAAGAGTAATGACTGATGTGGAAAACATGAATGGTTCATTTGAAGTTCCGGAGGATAATGGAGACCTTAGCATTATCAGAGGATATGCTCCTGCAGCTGCAATCAGAAACTATCAGTCTGTTCTTGTGACATTTACAAAAGGACAAGGCCAAATTAACCTTACATTTGCTGGTTATTCAGAATGCAAAAATCCAGATGAGGTAATGGAAGCCTACGGATATGATCCAGAATCAGATATAGAAAACCCTGCTTCTTCTGTATTTTGTTCCCATGGTGCAGCGGAAGTTGTTCCATGGTACCAGGTTAAGGATAGATGCCATGTGCCTTGCAGACAGGATAAATCAAATACAGCCATGGATAATGATATTCCTATTAATTCTAAGCGCATGAATCACAACGAAGATGAATGGCTTGATCCAGATGAGATAGACAAAATCCTTCAGCTTGCTACACATAGTAATCAAGGCAAAAATCCTAAAAAGGGATGGCATTATGGGGACAGCAACCGACCAAGAAGAGTTGATTCTGACTATATATATAAAGCTCCAAAGGAGGTAAAGGCAAAGGATAAATATCTGCTTGTGGATGGATATAATCTTATCTACGCTTGGCCTGAATTAAAGGAAGTTCTGGAAATAAATCTGGATGGTGCTAGAGGAAAGCTACTAGATATTCTTAGCAATTATAAAGCCATGACAGACTACAATGTGATTGCAGTTTTTGATGCATATAGAGTGAAAGGCCATGAGGTCACAGCATCTGATTATTTAAATATACATCAGGTTTTCACAGCGGAGGCTCAGACGGCCGATGCATACATAGAGCGCTTTACCCATGAGCATGGTAAAAAATACGATATCACAGTTGTAACCTCTGATGGCTTAGAGCAGGTGATTATCAGAGGAGCTGGGGCAAGACTTCTGTCTTCTAGAGAGTTTATAGAAGAAGTGGAGAGAAAAGCCAAAGAACTTCGAGAAAACTACAACATAAAATAA
- a CDS encoding YitT family protein — MIHKIYMHKQDIYEYVMFTIAAAVMVIGIYFFKFPNHFSFGGVSGISIVLAALLPHTPGNINLVINIFLLVLGFFVFGKEFGIKTTYITLLVSIGPSLLEKIHPMDGPLTDEPVLELMFAIALPAFASAVFFNLGASSGGTDIVAMILKKYTSINIGTALFLSDVFIVICACFVFNIQTGLFSCVGLLAKSLVVDETIENINLAKYFTIICSNPDPIVKYITEELGKGATIYKAEGAYGHQEKTIILTILKRQQAVDLKNYIRRNHPGAFIAITNSSEIIGKGFRGYN; from the coding sequence ATGATACATAAAATATACATGCATAAACAGGATATTTATGAGTATGTAATGTTTACAATAGCAGCTGCTGTAATGGTTATTGGAATTTACTTTTTTAAATTCCCAAATCATTTTTCCTTTGGTGGTGTCAGCGGTATTTCTATTGTGTTGGCTGCCCTTTTGCCACATACTCCAGGAAACATCAACCTGGTTATCAATATCTTTTTGTTAGTGCTTGGATTCTTCGTTTTCGGAAAAGAATTTGGAATCAAAACAACATACATCACCTTGCTTGTTTCTATAGGACCAAGCCTTCTTGAAAAGATTCATCCAATGGATGGCCCACTTACTGACGAGCCAGTATTGGAGCTTATGTTTGCAATTGCTTTGCCTGCCTTTGCATCTGCAGTTTTCTTTAATTTAGGTGCATCTTCTGGTGGAACAGATATAGTTGCAATGATTCTTAAAAAATATACAAGTATAAATATTGGAACGGCATTGTTCTTATCAGATGTATTTATCGTTATTTGTGCTTGCTTTGTATTTAATATTCAAACTGGTTTGTTTTCATGTGTAGGCTTATTGGCTAAGTCTTTAGTTGTTGATGAGACTATAGAAAATATTAATCTGGCAAAATATTTTACAATCATATGTTCAAATCCAGATCCAATTGTAAAATACATTACAGAGGAACTGGGAAAGGGCGCCACTATATACAAGGCGGAGGGCGCTTACGGTCATCAGGAAAAGACTATTATTCTTACTATCCTTAAAAGACAGCAGGCTGTAGATCTTAAGAACTATATCAGAAGAAATCATCCTGGTGCATTTATTGCAATTACAAACAGTAGCGAGATTATAGGTAAAGGCTTTAGAGGGTATAACTAA
- a CDS encoding RsmF rRNA methyltransferase first C-terminal domain-containing protein yields MSDQTFLPIDFVNRMEQDLGPDFHAFLRSYDENKISALRFNPIKADDAAKAAIGNMLTGSVEWSPNGYYYDEDTRPGLHPYHSAGVYYIQDASAQLPVEMLSPNPGDFCLDLCAAPGGKSTQIAGYLNGEGILVSNEPMKNRAKILSENVERLGIKNCIVTSEYPDKLAERFVEYFDKIMVDAPCSGEGMFRKNHDACSEWSLESVEMCAARQAEILDRAYEMLIPGGRMCYSTCTFARLEDEEAVAAFISRHPDMKLIKEQRLWPHQVKGEGHYAALLEKADADNRYEECKDNRETYSLKKINDKILNDYLIFIKETMINPKEWRGNLLLLNDLLYMLPENCPDFDGLHVLRGGLFLGTLKKNRFEPSHALALALKPFEVTNSHNLSSDSAEIDAYLTGQSIRCDVKDGWTLITVDGYSIGWGKAVKGQIKNHYPKGLRRYDT; encoded by the coding sequence ATGTCTGATCAAACATTTTTACCAATTGATTTCGTTAATCGCATGGAGCAGGACTTAGGTCCTGACTTCCATGCGTTTTTACGTTCTTATGATGAGAACAAAATATCAGCCCTTAGATTCAATCCAATTAAGGCAGACGATGCAGCAAAAGCTGCCATCGGCAATATGTTGACAGGCTCAGTAGAGTGGAGCCCAAATGGATATTATTACGATGAGGACACAAGACCAGGTCTTCATCCTTATCATAGCGCTGGGGTATACTATATTCAGGATGCCTCGGCACAGCTTCCAGTAGAAATGCTTTCACCAAATCCAGGGGATTTTTGCCTTGATTTATGCGCTGCACCTGGCGGTAAATCTACTCAGATTGCAGGATATCTTAATGGTGAGGGAATTCTTGTTTCCAACGAGCCAATGAAGAATCGTGCAAAGATTCTTTCAGAAAATGTAGAACGTCTTGGTATCAAAAACTGTATTGTTACATCAGAATATCCAGATAAGCTTGCGGAGCGTTTCGTGGAATACTTTGACAAGATTATGGTGGATGCACCATGCTCTGGTGAAGGTATGTTCAGAAAAAATCATGATGCTTGTAGCGAATGGTCTCTAGAGTCTGTTGAAATGTGTGCAGCAAGACAGGCAGAGATTCTAGACAGAGCCTACGAGATGCTTATCCCAGGTGGAAGAATGTGCTATAGCACATGTACTTTTGCCAGATTAGAGGATGAAGAGGCTGTTGCAGCATTCATTTCAAGACATCCGGATATGAAGCTGATTAAAGAACAGCGTTTATGGCCACATCAGGTAAAGGGAGAGGGACATTACGCAGCTTTACTTGAAAAGGCAGATGCTGATAATCGATATGAAGAATGCAAAGATAATAGGGAAACCTATTCCTTAAAGAAAATAAATGATAAAATATTAAATGACTATTTAATATTCATTAAAGAGACTATGATAAATCCAAAGGAGTGGAGAGGCAATTTGTTGTTGCTTAATGATTTGCTTTATATGTTGCCAGAAAACTGTCCGGATTTTGATGGTCTTCATGTATTAAGAGGAGGCTTGTTCTTAGGCACATTAAAAAAGAACCGCTTTGAGCCAAGTCATGCTCTGGCTTTGGCACTTAAGCCATTTGAGGTGACTAACAGTCATAACTTATCATCAGATAGTGCTGAAATCGATGCATATCTTACAGGGCAATCTATCAGATGTGATGTGAAGGATGGATGGACTCTTATTACAGTTGATGGATATTCAATTGGGTGGGGAAAGGCTGTAAAAGGCCAAATTAAAAATCATTATCCGAAAGGACTTCGTAGGTATGATACATAA